One Rhododendron vialii isolate Sample 1 chromosome 2a, ASM3025357v1 genomic region harbors:
- the LOC131318002 gene encoding uncharacterized protein LOC131318002 isoform X2 gives MSQNQLLEDGNSEEEERGVSLRMSLLCMESSDDEKDSIFENYLPKQMGRTLASNGTKFVDEVLNGQNEHCLENFRMDKHVFYKLCDILQARGLLRHTNRIKIEEQLAIFMFIIGHNLRTRAVQELFRYSGETISRHFNNVLNSIMAISLDFFQGAETDIPQEVQEDPRFYPYFKDCVGAVDCIHIPVMVGVDEQGPFRNKNGSLSQIVLAACSFDMKFHYVLAGWEGAAADLQVLNSALIRRNKLQVPEGKFYLVDTKYANIPGFIAPYHGVPYGLSGGVHPQDAKDLFNHRHSLLRSVADRTFGALKARFPILMTAPPYPFPTQVKLVVAACAIHNYIRGEKRDDWIFRMYEQEAALQLEDPMPPLEIEQQPVLNADTQVLDIPLDEEQLEYTLQLRDTIAAHIWNDYIRDFSTM, from the exons atgTCTCAGAATCAGCTGCTGGAAGATGGCAAttcagaagaggaggaaagaggagtTTCTTTAAGAAT GTCCTTGCTTTGCATGGAGAGCTCTGATGATGAAAAAGATAGTATCTTTGAGAATTATCTACCCAAACAAATGGGTCGTACTCTGGCATCTAATGGCACAAAATTTGTGGACGAAGTTCTCAATGGTCAGAACGAACATTGTTTGGAGAATTTCCGCATGGATAAGCATGTATTTTACAAGTTATGCGACATTTTACAAGCACGAGGCTTGTTACGTCACACAAATCGAATCAAGATTGAGGAACAATTAGCCATATTCATGTTCATAATTGGCCATAATCTACGAACTAGAGCAGTTCAAGAGCTATTCAGATACTCGGGGGAAACCATCAGTCGCCATTTCAACAATGTCCTTAATTCAATTATGGCTATCTCATTAGATTTCTTTCAGGGTGCGGAGACAGATATTCCACAAGAAGTCCAAGAAGATCCCAGATTTTATCCTTACTTCAAG GATTGTGTGGGGGCAGTTGACTGTATACATATCCCGGTGATGGTGGGTGTAGATGAGCAAGGACCTTTCCGTAACAAAAACGGTTCCCTTTCTCAAATTGTACTGGCAGCCTGCTCATTTGATATGAAGTTCCATTATGTCCTAGCTGGATGGGAAGGTGCTGCAGCAGATTTACAAGTTCTTAATTCAGCTCTCATAAGGCGTAACAAACTTCAGGTCCCTGAAG GTAAATTCTACTTGGTGGACACAAAGTATGCTAACATCCCAGGCTTCATTGCTCCGTATCATGGAGTTCCATACGGCCTTAGTGGTGGTGTACATCCACAGGATGCCAAAGATCTGTTTAACCATCGGCACTCATTGCTACGTAGTGTTGCTGATCGCACATTTGGGGCCTTGAAGGCACGTTTCCCAATTTTAATGACTGCACCTCCTTACCCTTTTCCAACACAGGTGAAGTTAGTCGTAGCAGCGTGTGCCATCCACAATTACATCCGTGGCGAGAAACGGGACGATTGGATCTTCAGAATGTATGAACAGGAAGCTGCTCTGCAATTGGAAGATCCAATGCCACCTTTAGAAATTGAGCAGCAGCCAGTGTTAAATGCAGACACCCAAGTTTTGGACATTCCACTTGACGAAGAACAACTAGAATATACCTTGCAGTTGCGAGATACTATTGCAGCACATATATGGAATGACTATATTCGTGATTTTTCTACTATGTAG
- the LOC131318004 gene encoding anaphase-promoting complex subunit 6-like isoform X1, with protein MKNGFPMSAMRYHEAITYYEKVLALSTRSLSTYAGLAYPYHLQDNFTATIIYYHKALWLKPDDQFCTEMLTLALVDECRHGVEPKRIPVKTIYLYIENMKITANVVFYVANI; from the exons GAGGTACCATGAGGCGATTACATACTATGAGAAAGTGCTTGCACTATCAACCAGAAGTTTGAGCACCTATGCAGGTCTTGCCTACCCTTACCATTTGCAG GATAATTTTACTGCAACAATTATATACTATCACAAG GCTTTATGGCTGAAACCAGATGATCAATTCTGCACAGAAATGTTGACATTAGCTCTGGTAGACGAATGCCGCCATGGTGTAGAGCCCAAACGGATTCCTGTCAAAACgatttatttatatattgaGAACATGAAAATTACTGCCAATGTTGTATTTTATGTAGCCAATATATAA
- the LOC131317023 gene encoding uncharacterized protein LOC131317023 produces MEVKGDGFSLGANGVIWADDKSYLASDTRLNEKGYCTLRYVGLYANLLKPLTKPWLVFCIGGAERLIVDAATELASHGHKVHIFTAHHDRTRCFEETLAGTFRVTAYGAFLPRHIFYHLHAVCAYLRCIFVVVCVLFMWPSFDVVLVDQVSEVIPLMKLKKSTKVVFYCHFLDLLLAQHTTILRQIYRKPMDFIEEVTIGMADLIMVNSRFTASTFAGTFKHLHAKGIKPSVLYPVVNVEQFDKPHAFKCNFLSVNRFERKKNVELPICAFSLLQTLGGDVQGLNVADAMLTVVGGFDKRLRENVEYLEELKSLADRKGVSHKVKFMTSCSTAERNMLLSQCLCVLYTPKDEHFGIVPLEAMAAYKPVIACNSGGPVETIKNGVTGFLHDPSPQELSSAMEKFTRDPQMAERMGSEARQHVVESFSTKIFGQRLNQILLDIARGKED; encoded by the exons ATGGAGGTGAAAGGTGATGGCTTCAGTCTAGGTGCAAATGGAGTTATTTGGGCTGATGATAAGAGT TACCTTGCAAGCGATACAAGATTAAACGAAAAAGGCTACTGCACTCTAAGATACGTAGGACTATATGCAAATTTGCTAAAACCCCTAACTAAACCATGGCTGGTGTTTTGTATAGGGGGAGCTGAAAGATTAATTGTTGATGCTGCCACGGAACTTGCATCCCATGGTCACAAGGTTCATATTTTTACAGCTCACCACGACAGAACTCGATGTTTTGAGGAGACTCTTGCAG GAACCTTTCGAGTAACTGCATATGGTGCTTTCCTACCCCGTCATATTTTCTACCATCTACATGCTGTATGTGCCTATCTCAGGTGCATTTTTGTCGTTGTCTGTGTGTTGTTCATGTGGCCATCATTCGATGTTGTGCTTGTCGATCAAGTCTCTGAAGTCATTCCTTTGATGAAACTAAAGAAATCAACTAAG GTTGTATTCTATTGCCACTTTCTGGATTTGTTGCTGGCTCAACACACAACCATTCTTCGGCAGATATATCGGAAACCCATGGACTTTATAGAAGAAGTAACGATTG GTATGGCGGATTTGATTATGGTTAACAGCAGATTTACTGCATCTACTTTTGCGGGTACATTTAAGCATCTTCATGCAAAAGGAATCAAACCATCCGTGCTTTACCCTGTGGTGAATGTAGAGCAGTTTGATAAACCCCATGCTTTTAA GTGTAATTTTCTCTCTGTCAACCgctttgaaaggaaaaagaatgttGAATTACCAATATGTGCTTTTTCCTTGCTGCAAACCCTTGGAGGTGATGTCCAAGGTCTTAATGTAGCTGATGCTATGTTGACAGTCGTAG GTGGCTTTGATAAACGTCTAAGAGAGAATGTCGAATATTTGGAGGAATTGAAAAGCTTAGCAGACAGGAAAGGGGTGTCTCACAAGGTTAAGTTCATGACCTCTTGCTCAACAGCTGAAAGAAATATGTTGCTTTCGCAATGCCTCTGTGTTCTTTATACACCAA AGGATGAACATTTCGGAATTGTTCCATTGGAGGCAATGGCAGCCTATAAACCTGTAATTGCATGCAACAGTGGGGGTCCTGTGGAGACGATTAAGAATGGTGTGACGGGGTTCCTTCATGATCCTAGCCCTCAAGAGTTATCTTCAGCGATGGAAAAGTTCACAAGGGACCCCCAAATGGCTGAGAGAATGGGTTCTGAAGCTCGACAACATGTCGTTGAGTCATTTTCTACCAAGATTTTTGGCCAGCGTCTGAATCAAATTCTTCTTGATATAGCCCGGGGAAAAGAGGATTGA
- the LOC131318002 gene encoding uncharacterized protein LOC131318002 isoform X3: MESSDDEKDSIFENYLPKQMGRTLASNGTKFVDEVLNGQNEHCLENFRMDKHVFYKLCDILQARGLLRHTNRIKIEEQLAIFMFIIGHNLRTRAVQELFRYSGETISRHFNNVLNSIMAISLDFFQGAETDIPQEVQEDPRFYPYFKDCVGAVDCIHIPVMVGVDEQGPFRNKNGSLSQIVLAACSFDMKFHYVLAGWEGAAADLQVLNSALIRRNKLQVPEGKFYLVDTKYANIPGFIAPYHGVPYGLSGGVHPQDAKDLFNHRHSLLRSVADRTFGALKARFPILMTAPPYPFPTQVKLVVAACAIHNYIRGEKRDDWIFRMYEQEAALQLEDPMPPLEIEQQPVLNADTQVLDIPLDEEQLEYTLQLRDTIAAHIWNDYIRDFSTM, translated from the exons ATGGAGAGCTCTGATGATGAAAAAGATAGTATCTTTGAGAATTATCTACCCAAACAAATGGGTCGTACTCTGGCATCTAATGGCACAAAATTTGTGGACGAAGTTCTCAATGGTCAGAACGAACATTGTTTGGAGAATTTCCGCATGGATAAGCATGTATTTTACAAGTTATGCGACATTTTACAAGCACGAGGCTTGTTACGTCACACAAATCGAATCAAGATTGAGGAACAATTAGCCATATTCATGTTCATAATTGGCCATAATCTACGAACTAGAGCAGTTCAAGAGCTATTCAGATACTCGGGGGAAACCATCAGTCGCCATTTCAACAATGTCCTTAATTCAATTATGGCTATCTCATTAGATTTCTTTCAGGGTGCGGAGACAGATATTCCACAAGAAGTCCAAGAAGATCCCAGATTTTATCCTTACTTCAAG GATTGTGTGGGGGCAGTTGACTGTATACATATCCCGGTGATGGTGGGTGTAGATGAGCAAGGACCTTTCCGTAACAAAAACGGTTCCCTTTCTCAAATTGTACTGGCAGCCTGCTCATTTGATATGAAGTTCCATTATGTCCTAGCTGGATGGGAAGGTGCTGCAGCAGATTTACAAGTTCTTAATTCAGCTCTCATAAGGCGTAACAAACTTCAGGTCCCTGAAG GTAAATTCTACTTGGTGGACACAAAGTATGCTAACATCCCAGGCTTCATTGCTCCGTATCATGGAGTTCCATACGGCCTTAGTGGTGGTGTACATCCACAGGATGCCAAAGATCTGTTTAACCATCGGCACTCATTGCTACGTAGTGTTGCTGATCGCACATTTGGGGCCTTGAAGGCACGTTTCCCAATTTTAATGACTGCACCTCCTTACCCTTTTCCAACACAGGTGAAGTTAGTCGTAGCAGCGTGTGCCATCCACAATTACATCCGTGGCGAGAAACGGGACGATTGGATCTTCAGAATGTATGAACAGGAAGCTGCTCTGCAATTGGAAGATCCAATGCCACCTTTAGAAATTGAGCAGCAGCCAGTGTTAAATGCAGACACCCAAGTTTTGGACATTCCACTTGACGAAGAACAACTAGAATATACCTTGCAGTTGCGAGATACTATTGCAGCACATATATGGAATGACTATATTCGTGATTTTTCTACTATGTAG
- the LOC131318002 gene encoding uncharacterized protein LOC131318002 isoform X1 gives MYQNPSARALSLSPGFISPQFSLCVVLIFQAVGPFTERPYEISWVRYSKELDTLTIGSRRTYLRQQSNKFFRSLLCMESSDDEKDSIFENYLPKQMGRTLASNGTKFVDEVLNGQNEHCLENFRMDKHVFYKLCDILQARGLLRHTNRIKIEEQLAIFMFIIGHNLRTRAVQELFRYSGETISRHFNNVLNSIMAISLDFFQGAETDIPQEVQEDPRFYPYFKDCVGAVDCIHIPVMVGVDEQGPFRNKNGSLSQIVLAACSFDMKFHYVLAGWEGAAADLQVLNSALIRRNKLQVPEGKFYLVDTKYANIPGFIAPYHGVPYGLSGGVHPQDAKDLFNHRHSLLRSVADRTFGALKARFPILMTAPPYPFPTQVKLVVAACAIHNYIRGEKRDDWIFRMYEQEAALQLEDPMPPLEIEQQPVLNADTQVLDIPLDEEQLEYTLQLRDTIAAHIWNDYIRDFSTM, from the exons ATGTACCAAAACCCTAGCGcacgtgctctctctctctctccaggttTTATTTCTCCCCAATTCTCCCTCTGTGTAGTCCTCATCTTCCAAGCTGTTGGTCCTTTCACAGAACGTCCGTACGAAATATCTTGGGTTCGGTACTCGAAGGAGTTGGATACCTTAACAATCGGCAGTCGAAGGACTTATCTGCGGCAACAATCGAACAAATTTTTTAG GTCCTTGCTTTGCATGGAGAGCTCTGATGATGAAAAAGATAGTATCTTTGAGAATTATCTACCCAAACAAATGGGTCGTACTCTGGCATCTAATGGCACAAAATTTGTGGACGAAGTTCTCAATGGTCAGAACGAACATTGTTTGGAGAATTTCCGCATGGATAAGCATGTATTTTACAAGTTATGCGACATTTTACAAGCACGAGGCTTGTTACGTCACACAAATCGAATCAAGATTGAGGAACAATTAGCCATATTCATGTTCATAATTGGCCATAATCTACGAACTAGAGCAGTTCAAGAGCTATTCAGATACTCGGGGGAAACCATCAGTCGCCATTTCAACAATGTCCTTAATTCAATTATGGCTATCTCATTAGATTTCTTTCAGGGTGCGGAGACAGATATTCCACAAGAAGTCCAAGAAGATCCCAGATTTTATCCTTACTTCAAG GATTGTGTGGGGGCAGTTGACTGTATACATATCCCGGTGATGGTGGGTGTAGATGAGCAAGGACCTTTCCGTAACAAAAACGGTTCCCTTTCTCAAATTGTACTGGCAGCCTGCTCATTTGATATGAAGTTCCATTATGTCCTAGCTGGATGGGAAGGTGCTGCAGCAGATTTACAAGTTCTTAATTCAGCTCTCATAAGGCGTAACAAACTTCAGGTCCCTGAAG GTAAATTCTACTTGGTGGACACAAAGTATGCTAACATCCCAGGCTTCATTGCTCCGTATCATGGAGTTCCATACGGCCTTAGTGGTGGTGTACATCCACAGGATGCCAAAGATCTGTTTAACCATCGGCACTCATTGCTACGTAGTGTTGCTGATCGCACATTTGGGGCCTTGAAGGCACGTTTCCCAATTTTAATGACTGCACCTCCTTACCCTTTTCCAACACAGGTGAAGTTAGTCGTAGCAGCGTGTGCCATCCACAATTACATCCGTGGCGAGAAACGGGACGATTGGATCTTCAGAATGTATGAACAGGAAGCTGCTCTGCAATTGGAAGATCCAATGCCACCTTTAGAAATTGAGCAGCAGCCAGTGTTAAATGCAGACACCCAAGTTTTGGACATTCCACTTGACGAAGAACAACTAGAATATACCTTGCAGTTGCGAGATACTATTGCAGCACATATATGGAATGACTATATTCGTGATTTTTCTACTATGTAG
- the LOC131318001 gene encoding pentatricopeptide repeat-containing protein At1g63330-like — protein MPRIIAPVASIFGPTTTARNNYRKGNPFVLHHTLLFHTTHFSTNPNPTDVIAIMNRQQLHKLLLEKSKTGFQKLDHALSLFHQMAEFRPLPSVVHFTQLLTALAKMKEYSSVISLYKEIRELGIPINEYTLNVLINCFCRLNRGDFGFAILGIFYKSGYTPDVATFTTLINGYVLEGKTSEAVNLFIRLIKYGDIEPNEITYATIMKGLCKVGHTTMAIRLLRNMQQCNYRPSVVMYNTIIDNLCKDGNLDDALSLLSEMIGWDIMPNVVTYSSLVDGLCKSGRAKDAARILSDMMEQNISPDVVTFNMLINALCMEGRTEEAEGILQIMIRRGEEPNVISYRTMMDGYCLQGHMKKAEEVFYSLVDKGLEPCIRSYNILINGFCKKMNIDEAMDLFREMPSRGLKPTTDTYNTLLKGLLHVGRCNAANHIFHEMMCSGQNPDIATYSILLDGFFKNKKIGKAVKVFRSMQDQGIVPNIGIYSIIINGMCKAGKIEDARKLFSTFLAKGLKPDVKMYNVMISGLCKEDLLDDAEELLLQMEGDGCPPNDVTYNIVVRAFLKRGDIHKVKILLQEIINRNFKPDATTVSIVVDLLTVDGEDSNFLKMILSLVPREDSKAVSQTLLRE, from the coding sequence ATGCCAAGAATAATCGCTCCCGTTGCTTCGATTTTCGGCCCAACAACGACAGCACGTAACAACTATCGGAAAGGTAACCCATTTGTCCTTCATCATACACTCTTGTTTCATACTACCCATTTTTCAACAAACCCTAATCCCACTGATGTGATTGCAATTATGAACCGGCAGCAACTACACAAGTTGTTGCTGGAGAAATCTAAAACGGGTTTTCAAAAGCTCGACCATGCTCTTAGTTTATTCCATCAAATGGCCGAATTTCGACCACTTCCTTCTGTCGTCCATTTCACTCAGCTGTTAACTGCTCTTGCCAAGATGAAGGAATATTCCTCCGTCATTTCTCTATATAAAGAAATCCGCGAGTTGGGTATTCCAATTAATGAATATACGCTGAATGTTTTGATCAATTGTTTTTGCCGGTTGAATCGAGGGGATTTTGGGTTTGCTATCTTGGGTATCTTCTATAAGAGTGGTTACACTCCAGACGTGGCTACTTTCACCACTTTGATAAATGGGTATGTTTTAGAAGGTAAGACTTCTGAGGCTGTGAATTTGTTCATAAGGTTGATAAAATATGGAGACATCGAACCTAATGAAATCACCTATGCGACAATCATGAAGGGACTTTGTAAAGTAGGACACACTACAATGGCTATACGGTTGTTAAGGAATATGCAGCAATGCAACTATAGGCCTAGTGTTGTGATGTATAACACAATCATCGACAACCTTTGTAAGGACGGAAACCTAGATGATGCTTTGAGCCTCTTATCAGAGATGATAGGGTGGGATATTATGCCTAATGTGGTCACCTACTCCTCTTTGGTTGATGGGTTATGCAAATCAGGTCGAGCGAAGGATGCCGCAAGAATATTGAGTGACATGATGGAGCAAAATATTTCCCCTGATGTTGTAACCTTCAATATGTTGATAAATGCACTTTGCATGGAGGGAAGGACGGAAGAAGCCGAGGGCATACTCCAGATCATGATCCGAAGAGGTGAGGAACCCAATGTTATTAGTTATAGGACAATGATGGATGGATACTGTTTGCAAGGTCACATGAAGAAAGCAGAAGAAGTGTTCTACTCCCTAGTTGATAAGGGCCTTGAGCCTTGTATCCGGAGctataatattttaatcaatggtTTTTGCAAAAAGATGAATATAGACGAGGCCATGGATCTCTTTAGAGAAATGCCTTCTAGAGGGTTAAAACCTACCACCGATACTTACAACACTTTGTTAAAGGGGCTGTTACATGTAGGGAGGTGTAATGCAGCAAATCATATATTTCATGAGATGATGTGTAGCGGTCAAAATCCTGACATCGCAACTTACTCAATTTTGTTAGATGGAttctttaaaaacaaaaaaattggcaagGCAGTCAAGGTGTTTCGTTCAATGCAAGATCAAGGAATAGTTCCTAATATTGGTATTTATAGTATCATCATCAATGGCATGTGCAAAGCAGGGAAGATTGAAGATGCTCGAAAACTTTTTAGTACCTTCTTAGCTAAAGGTTTGAAACCAGATGTTAAGATGTACAATGTAATGATTAGTGGACTTTGTAAGGAAGACCTGCTAGATGACGCTGAGGAGTTACTCTTGCAAATGGAGGGAGATGGGTGCCCACCAAATGATGTTACTTACAATATTGTTGTTCGGGCATTCCTGAAGAGGGGAGACATACATAAGGTTAAGATCCTTCTGCAAGAAATAATCAACAGGAATTTCAAACCAGATGCAACTACTGTGTCCATAGTGGTGGATTTACTTACAGTTGATGGTGAGGAtagcaattttttgaaaatgattctGAGTCTTGTGCCAAGGGAGGATAGTAAGGCTGTCTCCCAAACTTTATTAAGGGAATGA